The following proteins come from a genomic window of Iamia sp. SCSIO 61187:
- a CDS encoding serine hydrolase, giving the protein MAELRPFPPHPDDVAWPTTAWEEAPAPPEVAADELDARLDRVLGPDQDPAVGHTNAVAVVHRGRIVAERYGEVEMGPLAELAGVQPGPITPATPLHSWSMAKSVCHLLVGIAQEQGHLRVTDPAPVPAWADDERSAITWDHLLQMRAGLQWAEVYEGFGSEDIPDVVAMLYGEASSDMAAFAAGFPLVHEPGSPEAYTYSSGTTNIVQGCLQRVLQIEGDVVTRVLRELLFDPIGVTSLSLGFDGSGLWVASSYLDLTLRDWLRLGLLVLRGGQWDGRQLVPGAWIDHGRTPRSESPLDPGIFHGAHWWARAGRDDGGFMAHGFEGQRLLLVPDRDLVVFRNGKTASDQVEALNEHLWGIVDLFPRIPA; this is encoded by the coding sequence ATGGCCGAGCTGCGTCCCTTCCCGCCCCACCCCGACGACGTCGCCTGGCCCACCACGGCCTGGGAGGAGGCCCCGGCGCCACCGGAGGTCGCCGCCGACGAGCTCGACGCCCGGCTCGACCGGGTCCTCGGACCGGACCAGGACCCGGCGGTGGGCCACACCAACGCCGTGGCCGTCGTGCACCGGGGGCGGATCGTGGCCGAGCGCTACGGCGAGGTGGAGATGGGCCCGCTGGCCGAGCTGGCCGGCGTGCAGCCGGGGCCCATCACGCCGGCGACCCCCCTCCACTCGTGGTCGATGGCCAAGAGCGTGTGCCACCTGCTCGTGGGCATCGCCCAGGAGCAGGGGCACCTGCGCGTCACCGACCCCGCCCCGGTGCCGGCCTGGGCCGACGACGAGCGGTCCGCCATCACGTGGGACCACCTGCTCCAGATGCGGGCCGGGCTGCAGTGGGCCGAGGTCTACGAGGGATTCGGGTCCGAGGACATCCCCGACGTGGTGGCCATGCTCTACGGCGAGGCGTCGTCCGACATGGCCGCCTTCGCGGCCGGCTTCCCGCTCGTCCACGAGCCGGGGTCGCCGGAGGCCTACACCTACTCCTCGGGCACGACGAACATCGTGCAGGGGTGCCTCCAGCGGGTGCTCCAGATCGAGGGCGACGTCGTCACCCGCGTGCTGCGCGAGCTCCTGTTCGACCCGATCGGGGTGACGAGCCTGTCGCTCGGCTTCGACGGGTCGGGGCTGTGGGTGGCGTCGTCCTACCTCGACCTGACCCTGCGCGACTGGCTGCGCCTGGGCCTCCTGGTCCTGCGGGGCGGGCAGTGGGACGGGCGCCAGCTGGTGCCCGGCGCCTGGATCGACCACGGGCGCACGCCGCGCTCGGAGAGCCCGCTCGACCCCGGCATCTTCCACGGCGCCCACTGGTGGGCGCGAGCCGGTCGCGACGACGGCGGCTTCATGGCCCACGGCTTCGAGGGCCAGCGGCTCCTGCTCGTGCCCGACCGGGACCTCGTGGTGTTCCGCAACGGCAAGACGGCGTCGGACCAGGTCGAGGCGCTCAACGAGCACCTCTGGGGCATCGTCGACCTGTTCCCCCGCATCCCGGCCTGA
- a CDS encoding M13 family metallopeptidase: MTHSGIDLDELSPDVRPQDDLFAHVNGRWVAATEIPPDRAQHGAFHMLHDQSEIDVRAILEEAAAGDAGPGTDERKVGDLWAAFMDVDEVERRDAEPLADDLAEISAVGSVDALVALMGRLQRHGTAGVIDFFVDNDGDDATRYIVNVVQGGLGLPDEAYYREEAHAAIRAAYVEHVATVLRSVDEPDPGGAADRVMALETALAAAHWTAVDSRDAIKTHNKQDRATLEAATAGFDWPGYLDGLAAPDAAFAEVVVRQPSAVEAAARLLGEVPLDDWKAWMVFHHVRAAAPYLSSRFVENSFRFYGTTLSGIPELRERWKRGVQVVEAAMGEAVGQLYVARHFPPEHKERMDRLVHWLVEAYRTRISQLAWMTPETRQRALDKLDRFTPKVGYPDTWRDYSSLEIDRSDLLGSVRRAAAFESDRNLAKIGQPIDRDEWHMTPQTVNAYYNPGMNEIVFPAAILRWPFFDPEADDAMNFGGIGAVIGHEIGHGFDDQGSRYDGDGNLSDWWTDADREAFDRLTQALIAQYDAFELDGLPDHAVNGGLTVGENIGDLGGIGIALAAYELSLEGREAPVIDGLTGRQRVFLGWGQVWRTVTRDEERIRRLAIDPHAPPELRANVVRNLTEFHEEFGTTEGDGMYLPEDQRIRIW; this comes from the coding sequence ATGACCCACAGCGGCATCGACCTCGACGAGCTCTCCCCCGACGTGCGGCCCCAGGACGACCTCTTCGCCCACGTCAACGGTCGCTGGGTGGCGGCGACCGAGATCCCCCCGGACCGGGCCCAGCACGGCGCCTTCCACATGCTCCACGACCAGTCCGAGATCGACGTCCGGGCCATCCTCGAGGAGGCCGCGGCCGGCGACGCCGGGCCCGGGACCGACGAGCGCAAGGTCGGCGACCTGTGGGCCGCGTTCATGGACGTCGACGAGGTCGAACGGCGCGACGCCGAGCCCCTGGCCGACGACCTGGCCGAGATCAGCGCCGTCGGGTCCGTCGATGCCCTCGTCGCCCTCATGGGGCGGCTCCAGCGCCACGGCACGGCCGGCGTCATCGACTTCTTCGTCGACAACGACGGCGACGACGCCACCCGCTACATCGTCAACGTGGTGCAGGGCGGCCTCGGCCTGCCCGACGAGGCCTACTACCGCGAGGAGGCCCACGCCGCGATCCGGGCCGCCTACGTCGAGCACGTGGCCACCGTCCTGCGGTCGGTCGACGAGCCCGACCCGGGCGGCGCCGCCGACCGGGTGATGGCCCTGGAGACGGCACTGGCCGCGGCCCACTGGACCGCGGTCGACAGCCGCGACGCCATCAAGACCCACAACAAGCAGGACCGGGCGACCCTGGAGGCGGCCACCGCCGGCTTCGACTGGCCCGGCTACCTCGACGGGCTGGCCGCCCCCGACGCCGCCTTCGCCGAGGTCGTGGTCCGCCAGCCGTCAGCGGTCGAGGCCGCCGCCCGGCTGCTGGGCGAGGTCCCCCTCGACGACTGGAAGGCGTGGATGGTGTTCCACCACGTGCGAGCGGCGGCGCCCTACCTGTCGAGCCGGTTCGTCGAGAACAGCTTCCGCTTCTACGGGACGACGCTGTCGGGGATCCCCGAGCTCCGCGAGCGGTGGAAGCGCGGCGTGCAGGTCGTCGAGGCGGCCATGGGCGAGGCCGTCGGCCAGCTCTACGTCGCCCGCCACTTCCCGCCCGAGCACAAGGAGCGGATGGACCGCCTCGTCCACTGGCTGGTCGAGGCCTACCGCACCCGCATCTCGCAGCTCGCGTGGATGACCCCCGAGACCCGGCAGCGGGCGCTCGACAAGCTCGACCGCTTCACCCCGAAGGTCGGCTACCCGGACACGTGGCGGGACTACTCGTCGCTGGAGATCGACCGGTCGGACCTGCTGGGCAGCGTGCGGCGGGCGGCGGCGTTCGAGTCCGACCGCAACCTGGCCAAGATCGGCCAGCCCATCGACCGCGACGAGTGGCACATGACGCCGCAGACGGTCAACGCCTACTACAACCCCGGGATGAACGAGATCGTCTTCCCGGCGGCGATCCTCCGCTGGCCGTTCTTCGACCCCGAGGCCGACGACGCCATGAACTTCGGGGGCATCGGGGCCGTCATCGGCCACGAGATCGGCCACGGGTTCGACGACCAGGGCAGCCGCTACGACGGCGACGGCAACCTGTCCGACTGGTGGACCGACGCCGACCGCGAGGCCTTCGACCGCCTCACCCAGGCGCTCATCGCCCAATACGACGCCTTCGAGCTCGACGGGCTGCCCGACCACGCCGTCAACGGCGGCCTGACCGTGGGCGAGAACATCGGCGACCTGGGGGGCATCGGCATCGCCCTGGCCGCCTACGAGCTCAGCCTCGAGGGCCGGGAGGCACCCGTGATCGACGGGCTGACCGGCCGGCAGCGGGTCTTCCTCGGCTGGGGCCAGGTGTGGCGCACCGTCACCCGCGACGAGGAGCGCATCCGCCGCCTCGCCATCGACCCCCACGCCCCGCCCGAGCTGCGGGCCAACGTGGTGCGCAACCTCACCGAGTTCCACGAGGAGTTCGGCACGACCGAGGGCGACGGCATGTACCTCCCCGAGGACCAGCGCATCCGCATCTGGTGA
- a CDS encoding ABC-F family ATP-binding cassette domain-containing protein, whose amino-acid sequence MLTVNGLRVDVGGTILLDGITFSVRAGDKVGIVGRNGAGKTTMLKILGGDAEPSRGTVRREGGVGYLPQDPRLDGVPDSRTGLEHVLSGRGFDEAVVRMEKLRLAMEEDPSDRAVSRFTRAEERFRLEGGYQAESEVRRLAAGLGLPDDRLDLPLAALSGGQRRRVELARILFAGSDLLFLDEPTNHLDSDAKEWLLDYMRRYRGGLIVISHDLDLLDEAITRVIHLDRGGHDEVGTLHEYRGTYSQYQHQREADEVRLRKEAAAREKEVDRLQTIVDRFGAKATKAAMAHSLEKRIARIEATATEGPKRQIVTKVRFPDPPHAGRTVLEVEDLSVSYGDLDVFADVEFSMGRGERMVVMGFNGAGKTSLLRSIAGVQEPTSGAVRTGLGVVVGYYAQEHEGLDPHRNLVDQLRDASTGQSESELRGLLGMFGLTGDKVFQEAGTLSGGEKTKLALSQLVAGRNNLLLLDEPTNNLDPGSRDAVAASLAEWPGTILLVSHDTDFVRALKPDRALYMPDGQVDYWSNDLLDMVALA is encoded by the coding sequence GTGCTCACGGTGAACGGACTGCGCGTCGACGTCGGAGGGACCATCCTCCTCGACGGCATCACGTTCTCGGTGCGCGCCGGCGACAAGGTCGGCATCGTCGGCCGCAACGGCGCCGGCAAGACCACCATGCTCAAGATCCTGGGCGGTGACGCCGAGCCCAGCCGGGGCACCGTCCGCCGCGAGGGCGGCGTCGGCTACCTGCCCCAGGACCCCCGCCTCGACGGCGTCCCCGACTCCCGCACCGGGCTCGAGCACGTCCTGTCCGGTCGCGGCTTCGACGAGGCCGTGGTCCGCATGGAGAAGCTCCGGCTGGCGATGGAGGAGGACCCCTCCGACCGGGCGGTCAGCCGGTTCACCCGGGCCGAGGAGCGCTTCCGCCTCGAGGGCGGCTACCAGGCCGAGAGCGAGGTCCGCCGCCTCGCCGCCGGGCTCGGCCTCCCCGACGACCGCCTCGACCTCCCCCTGGCGGCTCTGTCGGGCGGCCAGCGCCGCCGGGTCGAGCTGGCCCGCATCCTCTTCGCCGGCAGCGACCTGCTGTTCCTCGACGAGCCGACCAACCACCTCGACAGCGACGCCAAGGAGTGGCTCCTCGACTACATGCGCCGCTACCGGGGTGGGCTGATCGTCATCAGCCACGACCTCGACCTCCTCGACGAGGCCATCACCCGCGTCATCCACCTCGACCGCGGCGGCCACGACGAGGTCGGCACCCTCCACGAGTACCGGGGCACCTACTCGCAGTACCAGCACCAGCGCGAGGCCGACGAGGTCCGGCTGCGCAAGGAGGCGGCCGCCCGGGAGAAGGAGGTCGACCGGCTCCAGACCATCGTCGACCGCTTCGGGGCCAAGGCCACCAAGGCGGCCATGGCCCACAGCCTGGAGAAGCGCATCGCCCGCATCGAGGCGACGGCGACCGAGGGTCCGAAGCGGCAGATCGTCACCAAGGTGCGCTTCCCGGACCCGCCCCACGCCGGGCGGACCGTGCTCGAGGTCGAGGACCTCTCGGTCTCCTACGGCGACCTCGACGTGTTCGCCGACGTGGAGTTCTCCATGGGCCGGGGCGAGCGGATGGTCGTGATGGGCTTCAACGGCGCCGGCAAGACGAGCCTCCTGCGCTCGATCGCCGGCGTGCAGGAGCCGACCTCCGGCGCGGTGCGCACCGGCCTCGGCGTGGTCGTCGGCTACTACGCCCAGGAGCACGAGGGCCTCGACCCCCACCGGAACCTGGTCGACCAGCTCCGCGACGCCTCGACCGGCCAGTCCGAGTCCGAGCTCCGGGGCCTGCTGGGCATGTTCGGCCTCACCGGTGACAAGGTCTTCCAGGAGGCCGGGACCCTCTCGGGCGGCGAGAAGACCAAGCTGGCCCTCAGCCAGCTGGTCGCCGGGCGCAACAACCTGCTCCTGCTCGACGAGCCGACCAACAACCTCGACCCGGGGTCGCGCGACGCCGTCGCCGCGTCCCTCGCCGAGTGGCCCGGCACCATCCTCCTCGTCAGCCACGACACCGACTTCGTCCGGGCCCTCAAGCCCGACCGGGCCCTCTACATGCCCGACGGGCAGGTCGACTACTGGTCCAACGACCTCCTCGACATGGTGGCGTTGGCCTAG